One Methylocaldum marinum DNA window includes the following coding sequences:
- a CDS encoding cytochrome-c peroxidase: MSKKTVEICALILCLAAEPAVTHALTPSEALGKAIFFDKNLSFNGDQACAACHMPNTGWTGPDSGINATGAVYEGSISGRFGNRKPPSSAYATFSPVLHYVIENNEALFLGGNFWNGRATGERLGNPAADQALGPFLNPVEQALSSPADVVSRVCNGTYAGLFLQVWGPDACAPDKVDAAYRYIARSVAAFEASPESNAFTSKYDYFLKGKARLTLREKIGLKLFKGKAKCANCHILDPGPDGQPPLFTDFTYDNIGVPRNPDNPFYTQPEFNPEGAAWVDLGLGEFLSSRTDYQQFAWENRGKQKVPTLRNVDKRPYREFAKAYAHNGYFKTLKGIVHFYNTRDVKPACSDPFTREADALAQNCWPEPEVPENVNTAEMGNLHLTNAQENAIVAFLKTLSDGYKP, encoded by the coding sequence ATGAGTAAGAAGACAGTCGAAATTTGCGCGTTGATCCTGTGCCTGGCGGCGGAGCCGGCCGTCACGCACGCCTTGACGCCATCCGAAGCGTTGGGGAAGGCCATATTCTTCGACAAGAATTTGTCCTTCAACGGAGATCAAGCCTGTGCCGCCTGCCATATGCCCAATACGGGTTGGACCGGCCCCGATTCCGGAATCAACGCGACCGGCGCGGTCTACGAGGGTTCCATAAGCGGTCGGTTCGGCAACCGCAAGCCACCCAGTTCGGCCTATGCGACCTTCAGCCCGGTCTTGCATTACGTGATCGAAAACAACGAAGCGCTTTTCCTCGGCGGCAACTTCTGGAACGGACGCGCCACTGGCGAACGACTCGGCAACCCGGCCGCCGACCAGGCACTGGGGCCGTTCCTCAATCCGGTGGAACAGGCTCTAAGCTCACCTGCCGACGTCGTATCGAGAGTCTGCAACGGTACTTATGCCGGTCTCTTCCTGCAGGTCTGGGGACCCGATGCATGCGCCCCGGACAAGGTCGACGCCGCCTACAGGTATATCGCGCGCTCCGTAGCCGCATTCGAAGCCTCTCCCGAGTCGAACGCGTTTACCTCGAAGTATGACTATTTTCTCAAGGGCAAGGCCAGATTGACTCTGAGAGAGAAGATAGGGCTCAAACTGTTCAAGGGCAAAGCCAAATGCGCAAACTGCCATATCCTGGATCCCGGTCCCGACGGTCAGCCGCCGCTGTTCACCGACTTTACCTATGACAATATCGGCGTGCCCCGCAATCCTGACAATCCCTTTTACACGCAGCCCGAGTTCAATCCGGAGGGTGCTGCCTGGGTCGACCTCGGTTTGGGCGAGTTCCTGTCGAGCCGTACGGATTACCAGCAGTTTGCTTGGGAAAATCGGGGCAAACAGAAGGTTCCCACGCTGCGCAACGTCGACAAGCGTCCCTACCGGGAATTCGCCAAAGCTTACGCGCACAACGGTTATTTCAAAACCCTGAAAGGAATCGTTCATTTCTATAACACGCGGGACGTCAAACCGGCGTGCAGCGATCCGTTCACGAGGGAAGCGGATGCCCTGGCTCAAAACTGCTGGCCGGAACCGGAAGTCCCCGAGAATGTAAACACCGCGGAAATGGGCAACCTGCACCTAACGAACGCGCAGGAAAATGCGATCGTCGCATTTCTGAAAACGCTTTCGGACGGGTACAAGCCCTGA
- a CDS encoding PEP-CTERM sorting domain-containing protein, translated as MNKFISGILLQNIYWQGVRRQRFSLILGIALLAVSGAGQATVIGGSSSSYVVGVNVSATLLGIPLVDLSVGPTPVSSGTAPTPYDVSNSVVSLNAGLGSTLGIGAGLLNADASSNIDGSDGPKFASASASVLDIGIGALGLISLNLEAVASTASVSGDFGALAAAGETTLAGAALSIAGTPIALIDIPAPNTVVDLSVLGLVGVSLLLNEQILTGDGVSNLGLAVNAIHLSFNAFVLGIASLTGDIIISHAQAQIAAMPGQVAAPIPEPGTLALISSGFAILGWKARRKTAASFA; from the coding sequence ATGAATAAATTCATTTCGGGTATTCTGCTTCAGAACATTTATTGGCAGGGTGTTCGGCGGCAACGCTTTTCCCTGATTCTGGGAATCGCCTTACTCGCAGTCTCCGGTGCCGGTCAGGCGACCGTCATCGGCGGCAGTAGTTCGTCCTACGTCGTCGGCGTCAATGTTTCAGCCACGTTGTTGGGCATACCTTTGGTGGACTTGAGTGTCGGCCCCACTCCGGTTTCATCAGGCACCGCGCCCACTCCGTATGACGTTTCAAACTCCGTCGTCTCGCTTAACGCAGGGCTCGGAAGCACATTGGGCATCGGAGCCGGCCTGTTGAACGCCGACGCCAGCTCCAACATCGACGGCTCCGACGGCCCCAAATTCGCCTCGGCCAGTGCGTCGGTACTGGATATCGGGATCGGCGCATTGGGATTGATCAGCCTGAACTTGGAAGCCGTGGCATCCACCGCCAGTGTTTCCGGCGACTTCGGCGCATTGGCGGCAGCGGGTGAGACCACACTGGCAGGGGCGGCTCTCTCGATAGCCGGCACACCTATTGCCCTCATCGACATTCCGGCCCCCAACACTGTCGTGGATCTGTCCGTGCTCGGTTTGGTCGGGGTCAGCCTGCTTCTCAACGAACAAATCCTGACCGGGGACGGCGTCAGCAACCTCGGTCTGGCCGTGAACGCGATTCATCTCTCCTTCAACGCGTTCGTACTCGGAATCGCCTCGCTGACCGGGGATATCATCATCTCCCATGCCCAGGCGCAGATCGCGGCGATGCCGGGTCAAGTCGCGGCCCCGATCCCAGAACCCGGTACACTCGCACTGATAAGCTCGGGTTTCGCCATCCTGGGCTGGAAAGCTCGTCGCAAAACGGCAGCCTCCTTCGCCTGA